The Actinoplanes sp. N902-109 genomic interval CAGACCCGGGATGCTCGGGCGGAGGCCGCGGACCCGCAGCCTGACGCCATGCTTGGCGCACTGGGCCGTCAGGTCACCGGGATCGACGAACAACTCCGGATCATGAATTCCCCGGGGTGCGGCGCCAAACCTCTCGGCGAGTGTGACGGACACGAAACGACCGAGCCGCGTGTCGTTGATCGTGTCCAGCACGAACAGCCCGCCCGGCCGCAGCACCCGGCACAGCTCGGCCACGCTGGCCGGCAGGTCGGTGACGTGTTCGAGGATCTCGCCGGCCACCACGACATCCGCGGCCCCGGCGGCCAGGGGCAGCGCCGCCACATCGCCGGCCAGCACGGTGATGCCGCGCCGGGCCGACTCGGCCAGCCCGGTGCGGCCCAGGTCCACGCCGATGTGGTGATAGCCCAGGCCGGCCACGTGCGGCGCGAGCAGGCCGCCACCACAACCGGCGTCGAGCAGGACTGCTCCCGTACGGGACGCCGGCGGGACCAGCGCACCCCGCGCCGCAGCCAGCCAATGCAGCAGCTGGAAGTCCCCACCCGGGCGCCACCACTCGCCGGCCAGGTCGTCGTACTGACGAATGTCATTGCGTGGTCGCGGCATGTGATCGAGCGTGGCATGGTCGGGCCGCAACCACCACACTGCTCACATGCCCAGTCCGCTCGCACTTCTCAAGGCGTCGCACCCCGAACCCGGTGGCTCGGTGACCTTGGCCATGGCTCTGCTCGCGATCGGGGCCGGGCATGGCGTGGCTGGGGTGATCGGCGTCACCGCTGCGATCGGCGCCACCCAGCTGTCGGTGGGCTGGGTCAACGACTGGCTCGACGCGGACCGGGACCGGATGACCGGGCGTACCGACAAGCCGGTGGCCGCGGGCGTGGTGTCGCGGCGTGCGGTGGGCGTCGCGGGCCTGGTGGCCTCGCTGGCCGTGCCGCTGCTGGGCCTGCCGTTCGGGCCGGCCGCCACCGTCTGCATCACGCTGGTCGGCGTGTTCGCCCTGCTCTACGACTGGCCGCTGAAGTCGACCGCGCTGTCGGTGTTGCCCTACCTGGTGGCGTTCGGGCTGATGCCGGCGTTCGTGGTGCTCGCGCTGCCGGGTCATCCGTGGCCGCCGGCATGGCTGGTCGTCGCGGGTGCGCTGCTGGGTGGCGGCGCCCACTTCGCCAATGTGCTGCCCGACCTCGCCGACGATGCCGCCACCGGGGTGCGCGGGCTGCCGCACCGGCTCGGTGCCGGCTGGTCCCAGCTGGCCGCGGGTGCGTTGCTGCTGGCCGCGACGCTCACGCTGGTCTTCGGGCCGCCCGGGCCGCCGTCGTGGTTCGGCGTGGCGGGCACCGCGGCCGCCGTCGTGGTGCTGCCGTCCGGCTGGTACGCGGCCGGGCGCGCCCAGGCCCGGGGCAGCCGGCAGGTGGCGATGTTCCGCGCCGTCATCGTGGTGGCGCTGATCGACGTCGTTCTGCTGGTGTTCAGCGGGCGCGTGGTGTGAGCGCGACTTGCGAATGACCGGGTCGCCGCACGCGCCTGATCTCGGCCTACTAGTCTGGTTGACGGAGGTTTCTCGACCGTCTTGGAGGACTGTGATGCGCTCGCTGGGCACCCACCGCGCGGTGCTGGCCACAGGTGTCGCCGCTGTGGCCGCGTTCGCGCTTGCCGGCTGTGGCGCCGGACAGGTCGCTGAGACCGCCATCAAGAAGCCGTCGGTCCCGGGGGTCAATGCGGACAACGCCGACCGCTCGGTGTTCATCCGCAACCTCTCGGTGGAGTACGCCGGCATCGAGGGCTACGCGGCCGGTGACGACGCCACGCTCGGGCTGGGGCTCTACAACCAGACCGAGTCGCCGATCACCGTGTTGATCAGCAGCCAGCCGGCCACCGGCAACCCGAAGGGCGACGATGTCGTCTCGGCGCAGCGGATCGGCATCACCGGTGAGAGCGCCGCGGAGGCTGCGAGCCCGGCACCGTCGGTCGCACCCGAGCCCTCCGGCAGCCGCAACTCCGGCGGTGAGGACGACCAGAGCACCAACGAGATGCCGACGCCGGCCGCGTCCGACTCGCGTCGCCCCTCGGCGACCGCGTCCCCGGCTGCGTCCGAGGCGGCGGACGAGCAGATCCAGCCCGCCCGGATCGAGCTGCCGGCCCTGGGCTCCGTTGTCTACCAGCCCACCGACCGGGAGAAGCTGCGGGCCATCGGCCTGACCGGCAAGCTCGCCCCGGGCGCCGCGCTCAACCTGGTCTTCGAGTTCAGCAACAATGCCGACCCGCTCACCGTGCAGGCCCCGGTCAGCGTGCCGCTGACCCCGGCCCCGCGGGGCTCGGCCGCCACCGACGAGGACGCCGGCGAGGAAACGGGCACGTCGCCCCGCTAGTCCTGTCACACCCTCGGGATAGCTTTGCTGCGTGACAACATCCCGGAGTGCTCCATCCCGGAGCAAGAGCGAAGCACGGCCGGTCTACCAATGTGACGCGTGCGGGCATCAGCTGCCCAAGTGGCTGGGCCGCTGTCCGGAGTGCAACGAGTGGGGCTCGATCATCGAGACCACGGCCGGCCCGGTCGTTGCGGGCCGGGTGGTCAGCTCCCGGTTGCCGGCCGAGCCCGCCCGTCCGATCGCGACGATCAGCGCGGCCCCGGCCCGGGCGGTGCCCAGCGGGGTCAGCGAGCTCGACCGGGTGCTCGGCGGCGGGCTGGTCCCCGGCGCGGTGATCCTGCTGGCCGGCGAGCCGGGTGTGGGCAAGTCGACGCTGCTGCTCGACGTGGCCCAGCAGTGGGCGGCCGGCGCCGGCACGCCGTCGCTCGTGGTCAGCGGTGAGGAATCGGTCAGCCAGGTGCGGCTGCGCGCCGAGCGCCTCGGTGCCCTGCACGACAAGCTCTATCTCGCCTCCGAGAGCGACCTGGGCGCCGTGCTGGGCCACCTCGACGCGGTCAAGCCCGGCCTGCTCATCATCGACTC includes:
- a CDS encoding methyltransferase domain-containing protein — encoded protein: MPRPRNDIRQYDDLAGEWWRPGGDFQLLHWLAAARGALVPPASRTGAVLLDAGCGGGLLAPHVAGLGYHHIGVDLGRTGLAESARRGITVLAGDVAALPLAAGAADVVVAGEILEHVTDLPASVAELCRVLRPGGLFVLDTINDTRLGRFVSVTLAERFGAAPRGIHDPELFVDPGDLTAQCAKHGVRLRVRGLRPSIPGLVNWLVLGNETGRVLPVRSTQVLYQGLGRKGENC
- a CDS encoding UbiA family prenyltransferase produces the protein MPSPLALLKASHPEPGGSVTLAMALLAIGAGHGVAGVIGVTAAIGATQLSVGWVNDWLDADRDRMTGRTDKPVAAGVVSRRAVGVAGLVASLAVPLLGLPFGPAATVCITLVGVFALLYDWPLKSTALSVLPYLVAFGLMPAFVVLALPGHPWPPAWLVVAGALLGGGAHFANVLPDLADDAATGVRGLPHRLGAGWSQLAAGALLLAATLTLVFGPPGPPSWFGVAGTAAAVVVLPSGWYAAGRAQARGSRQVAMFRAVIVVALIDVVLLVFSGRVV